The Lactuca sativa cultivar Salinas chromosome 2, Lsat_Salinas_v11, whole genome shotgun sequence genome includes a window with the following:
- the LOC111916042 gene encoding isocitrate dehydrogenase [NADP], whose amino-acid sequence MAFHKIKVENPIVEMDGDEMTRIFWQSIKEKLIFPFLDLDIKYYDLGLPNRDATDDKVTVESAEATLKYNVAIKCATITPDEARMKEFTLKSMWKSPNGTIRNILNGTVFREPILCKNIPRLIPGWTKPICIGRHAFGDQYKATDAVIKGPGKLKLVFVPEGEGEKIDLEVYNFTGAGGVALSMYNTDESIGAFAEASMNTAYLKKWPLYLSTKNTILKKYDGRFKDIFQEVYERNWKSKFEAAGIWYEHRLIDDMVAYALKSDGGYVWACKNYDGDVQSDFLAQGFGSLGLMTSVLVCPDGKTIEAEAAHGTVTRHYRVHQRGGETSTNSIASIFAWTRGLAHRAKLDNNAKLLEFTEKLEAACIGTVESGKMTKDLALILHGSKLSREHYLNTEEFIDAVANELKARLVGKSSL is encoded by the exons ATGGCTTTCCACAAGATCAAGGTTGAAAATCCCATCGTTGAGATGGACG GAGATGAAATGACTCGTATCTTTTGGCAATCAATCAAAGAAAAG CTCATCTTCCCCTTTCTAGATCTTGACATAAAGTATTATGACCTTGGCCTTCCTAATCGTGATGCTACTGATGATAAAGTTACAGTAGAAAGTGCTGAAGCCACTCTAAA GTACAATGTTGCAATTAAGTGTGCCACTATTACCCCAG ATGAGGCTCGTATGAAGGAGTTTACCTTGAAAAGCATGTGGAAGAGTCCCAATGGCACAATCCGTAATATTTTGAATG GCACGGTTTTTAGAGAACCAATTCTCTGCAAAAACATCCCTAGGCTAATTCCAG GATGGACAAAGCCTATATGCATTGGAAGACATGCATTTGGTGATCAATACAAAGCTACTGATGCAGTGATTAAAGGACCTGGGAAACTAAAGTTGGTGTTTG TTCCTGAAGGAGAAGGTGAAAAGATAGACTTGGAGGTTTACAACTTCACTGGTGCTGGAGGGGTAGCTTTGTCAATGTACAACACTGATGAG TCCATTGGTGCTTTTGCTGAGGCCTCAATGAACACAGCTTATCTGAAAAAATGGCCACTTTATCTTAGCACCAAGAATACAATCCTCAAGAAATATGATGGAAG ATTCAAGGACATATTTCAAGAAGTCTACGAAAGAAACTGGAAGTCAAAGTTTGAAGCTGCTGGGATATG GTATGAACACCGTCTTATTGATGACATGGTTGCTTATGCTCTTAAGAGTGATGGAGGGTATGTATGGGCATGCAAAAATTATGATGGTGATGTTCAAAGTGATTTCTTAGCTCAAG GTTTCGGATCTCTTGGATTGATGACATCAGTTTTG GTGTGTCCTGATGGAAAGACTATTGAAGCTGAAGCAGCTCATGGCACTGTGACACGTCATTACAGGGTTCACCAAAGGGGAGGGGAAACCAGCACAAACAGCATAGCCTCCATCTTTGCATGGACCCGTGGGCTGGCCCACAG GGCAAAATTAGATAACAATGCTAAGCTTCTTGAGTTCACTGAGAAACTTGAAGCTGCATGTATTGGAACTGTTGAATCTGGGAAGATGACAAAGGATCTTGCACTCATTCTTCATGGATCCAA GCTAAGTCGGGAGCATTATTTGAACACAGAAGAATTCATTGATGCTGTAGCAAATGAGCTGAAAGCAAGACTTGTGGGGAAATCATCATT GTAA
- the LOC111916041 gene encoding expansin-A13, with amino-acid sequence MVLSFTLLFLVFAHYPYSTSSYPSSTEWRSARATYYAPADPRDAIGGACGYGDVEKAGYGKATAGLSTVLFQKGQICGACFEVRCVEDLQWCIPGTSIIVTATNFCAPNYGFPADGGGKCNPPNPHFVLPIEIFEKIAIWKASNMPIQYRRIKCRKEGGIRFTIDGAGIFLSVMISNVAGAGDLAAVKIKGSRTGWLPMNRNWGQNWHINADMKNQPLSFEVTSSDGLTVTSYNVAPKEWNFGQSFEGKQF; translated from the exons ATGGTGTTGTCATTCACACTGCTTTTTCTAGTTTTTGCTCACTATCCCTACTCCACCTCCTCCTACCCATCTTCTACAGAGTGGAGATCTGCAAGGGCAACGTACTATGCACCCGCTGATCCGCGGGACGCCATCGGCGGCGCGTGTGGTTACGGCGACGTGGAGAAAGCAGGGTATGGGAAGGCGACGGCGGGGCTCAGTACTGTGTTGTTCCAGAAAGGACAGATCTGTGGTGCTTGTTTTGAGGTCAGGTGTGTAGAGGATCTCCAATGGTGTATTCCGGGGACTTCTATTATCGTGACAGCGACTAATTTCTGTGCTCCGAATTACGGGTTTCCGGCAGACGGCGGTGGCAAGTGTAACCCTCCGAATCCCCATTTTGTTTTAccgattgagatttttgagaagattGCGATTTGGAAAGCTTCTAACATGCCAATTCAGTATCGCAG GATCAAGTGCAGAAAGGAAGGAGGAATTAGGTTTACCATTGATGGAGCTGGAATCTTCTTATCGGTAATGATCAGCAATGTTGCCGGTGCCGGAGACTTAGCTGCGGTGAAGATTAAAGGTTCACGAACCGGGTGGCTTCCGATGAACAGAAATTGGGGACAAAATTGGCATATAAATGCAGACATGAAAAATCAACCTCTTTCTTTCGAGGTCACTAGTAGTGATGGGTTAACTGTTACTTCTTACAATGTTGCTCCAAAAGAATGGAATTTTGGTCAGAGTTTTGAGGGCAAACAGTTCTAA
- the LOC111916040 gene encoding protein ALTERED XYLOGLUCAN 9, which yields MFFGAVQLGIMAACVVLFVPMAMAGWHLSRNKVLFFSGALFISLAVCIHLIPYFPSVFPSSPTVLLQQDPTPCISLINEVNFHSNFDGFSWDFENNSRSFDCDFQKLSRIDVSDLLNGSWVVVAGDSQARLFVVSLLDLVLSLDEMESIQADLFKRHSNYHIVVEEIGMKLDFIWAPYATNLTHVITDFKRNNTYPDVLVMGSGLWHMLHFTNYSDYGVSLRYLRESLIPFLPVGSDSTRGFHLFWLGMPTLINKMLNTEEKRVKMTSEMCNLYDQELYKSKILRKDGGVFLMLDVENLSKKCGVDCSSDGMHYNGVVYEACVHVMLNALLIESHQKL from the coding sequence ATGTTTTTTGGTGCCGTCCAATTGGGAATAATGGCTGCCTGTGTAGTCTTATTTGTGCCAATGGCTATGGCGGGATGGCATCTTAGTCGTAATAAAGTTCTCTTCTTCAGCGGTGCTCTTTTCATCAGTCTCGCTGTATGTATTCACCTCATTCCTTATTTCCCTTCTGTTTTCCCCTCTTCTCCGACTGTTCTGTTACAACAAGATCCCACTCCTTGCATTTCTTTAATAAACGAGGTTAATTTCCACTCCAATTTTGATGGGTTTTCATGGGATTTCGAAAACAACTCTCGATCTTTCGATTGCGATTTCCAGAAATTGAGTCGGATCGATGTCTCGGACCTGCTAAACGGTTCATGGGTCGTTGTCGCAGGCGATTCACAGGCGCGATTGTTTGTGGTGTCTTTGTTAGATTTGGTTTTGAGTTTAGATGAAATGGAATCGATTCAGGCTGATTTGTTTAAAAGACATAGTAATTATCATATCGTGGTTGAAGAAATTGGGATGAAATTGGACTTCATTTGGGCACCTTACGCTACTAATCTCACTCATGTCATTACAGATTTCAAAAGAAACAATACTTATCCAGATGTGTTAGTGATGGGTTCAGGTTTATGGCATATGTTACACTTCACAAACTATTCCGATTACGGAGTTTCATTACGTTATCTAAGGGAATCACTGATTCCGTTCCTTCCAGTGGGATCTGATTCTACTCGGGGATTCCATTTGTTTTGGCTAGGCATGCCAACTTTGATAAACAAAATGCTGAATACAGAAGAGAAAAGGGTAAAGATGACAAGTGAGATGTGCAATTTATATGATCAAGAACTTTATAAAAGCAAGATCTTGCGTAAAGATGGTGGTGTGTTTTTGATGCTAGATGTTGAGAATTTAAGCAAAAAATGCGGGGTTGATTGTTCGTCAGATGGGATGCATTATAACGGAGTTGTTTATGAAGCTTGTGTTCATGTTATGCTCAATGCATTGCTTATTGAGTCTCATCAAAAGCTATGA